The following are encoded together in the Arthrobacter sp. Y-9 genome:
- a CDS encoding NAD(P)/FAD-dependent oxidoreductase gives MSDEYDLIVLGGGPVGENVADRAVQGGLTAVIVESELVGGECSYWACMPSKALLRSPQALRAARKVPGSAEAVTGDLDVRAVLKRRDSFTSHWKDDGQVSWLDSAGIDLVRGHGRLSGERQVTVTTPDGEDRTLTARHAVVLSTGSDAAIPGIPGLREARPWTSREATSAQEVPESLVVVGGGVVAVEMATAYAALGSQVTLLARSGLLGSVEDFAGALVADGLRDLGVDVRLGVKTLSVERDDGGVTVRTDAGDVRAVEILVATGRKPRSGDIGLETVGLDPGASVTVDDTLRVPGVDWLYAVGDVNGRVLLTHQGKYQARAAGDVIAARAQGQTVDDGAWGRHVATADHAAVPQVIFSEPEVAAVGLTEAEAREAGHRVRAVDVEFSSVAGASLHEDGYQGRARIVVDEDREVLLGVTFVGPDVAELIHAAAIAVVGEVPVKRLWHAVPSYPTLSEVWLRLLESYGRQSA, from the coding sequence ATGAGTGACGAGTATGACCTGATCGTGTTGGGCGGTGGCCCGGTGGGCGAGAACGTGGCCGACCGTGCCGTCCAGGGTGGCCTGACGGCCGTGATCGTGGAGAGCGAACTGGTCGGGGGAGAGTGTTCCTACTGGGCCTGTATGCCATCGAAGGCATTGCTCCGGTCCCCGCAGGCGTTGCGGGCTGCCCGGAAGGTGCCCGGCAGCGCCGAAGCCGTCACGGGCGACCTTGACGTGCGTGCCGTTCTGAAGCGGCGCGACTCGTTCACGAGCCACTGGAAGGACGACGGGCAGGTGTCCTGGCTCGACTCGGCCGGGATCGATCTGGTCCGCGGGCACGGGCGGCTCAGCGGTGAGCGCCAGGTGACCGTCACGACGCCGGACGGGGAGGATCGCACGCTCACGGCCCGCCACGCCGTCGTGCTGAGCACCGGTTCCGACGCCGCGATTCCCGGGATCCCCGGTCTGCGCGAGGCCAGGCCCTGGACCAGCCGCGAGGCGACGAGCGCCCAGGAGGTGCCGGAATCCCTCGTGGTGGTGGGAGGCGGCGTCGTGGCGGTCGAGATGGCGACGGCCTACGCCGCGCTGGGCTCGCAGGTCACGCTGCTGGCGCGGAGCGGACTGCTCGGCTCGGTGGAGGATTTCGCCGGGGCCCTGGTGGCCGACGGCTTGCGGGACCTCGGCGTGGACGTGCGCCTGGGCGTGAAGACCCTGTCCGTGGAGCGCGACGACGGGGGCGTGACCGTCCGCACCGATGCCGGCGACGTGCGCGCCGTCGAGATCCTCGTGGCGACGGGCCGAAAGCCGCGCAGTGGCGACATCGGCCTGGAGACGGTCGGATTGGACCCGGGCGCTTCCGTCACCGTCGATGACACGCTGCGCGTGCCGGGCGTGGACTGGCTCTATGCGGTGGGCGACGTCAACGGCCGCGTGCTCCTCACCCATCAGGGCAAGTACCAGGCGCGGGCCGCCGGGGACGTGATCGCGGCGCGTGCGCAGGGTCAGACGGTCGACGACGGCGCGTGGGGCCGCCACGTCGCCACGGCCGATCACGCCGCGGTGCCACAGGTCATCTTCTCCGAGCCCGAGGTCGCCGCCGTGGGCCTCACCGAAGCGGAAGCCCGTGAGGCGGGGCACCGGGTGCGGGCCGTGGATGTCGAGTTCTCCTCCGTGGCGGGGGCCTCCCTGCACGAGGACGGGTACCAGGGCCGTGCCCGCATCGTGGTGGACGAGGACCGGGAGGTGCTCCTCGGGGTGACGTTCGTGGGGCCCGACGTGGCCGAGCTGATTCACGCCGCCGCCATCGCGGTGGTGGGTGAGGTGCCCGTGAAGCGCCTCTGGCACGCCGTACCGTCCTATCCGACGCTGAGCGAGGTCTGGCTGCGGCTCCTCGAATCGTACGGACGGCAATCCGCCTGA
- a CDS encoding MFS transporter, with translation MSIAQHGPSGVAQEPTREVSPIWITGVVLVNLGINAAFFAPLQVLLGLQAAQLDPGQKEGILALVTGCGAAVSLVANPVFGAFSDRTTGRFGRRVPWVVGGAVVGALALVALAGVPDVALMTLAWCLVQAGCNGAYAAITAAIPDKVPTEQRATVGGLAAMGQTAGILLGAVIAAVVSGNLWLGYGLAALALVLGVVLFAFRSGDVPLPREAVPPLNWGKFLLSFITPLASADFRWAWITRLLVNIGNHMITLYLLFFLTDAVHLQETQGIPAETGVLILTGLYAIFVIITSVIGGRISDRMGRRKPLVIISSAIIATSALILAFSPTWAGGLIGAAVLGIGFGAYLAVDFALITQVLPHAEERGKDLGVINIANSLPQVIAPAIAWPFVTLWGGYLSLYVAAAVIGLLGAVFVVRIKGVE, from the coding sequence ATGTCGATCGCCCAGCACGGCCCGTCGGGTGTGGCGCAGGAGCCCACCCGCGAGGTGAGCCCGATCTGGATCACGGGTGTGGTCCTGGTGAATCTGGGCATCAACGCGGCCTTCTTCGCCCCGCTCCAGGTGCTGCTCGGATTGCAGGCCGCGCAGCTGGATCCTGGCCAGAAGGAAGGCATCCTCGCCCTGGTGACGGGCTGCGGCGCGGCCGTGTCCCTCGTGGCCAACCCGGTCTTCGGCGCGTTCAGTGACCGGACCACCGGGCGTTTCGGACGCCGCGTGCCCTGGGTGGTGGGCGGTGCGGTGGTCGGCGCTCTGGCCCTGGTGGCGCTCGCGGGCGTGCCCGACGTCGCGCTCATGACCCTGGCGTGGTGCCTGGTGCAGGCCGGCTGCAACGGCGCCTACGCGGCCATCACCGCCGCCATCCCGGACAAGGTCCCCACGGAGCAGCGCGCCACGGTGGGCGGACTCGCGGCGATGGGGCAGACGGCGGGCATCCTGCTGGGCGCGGTCATCGCGGCCGTGGTCAGCGGCAATCTGTGGCTCGGCTACGGGCTGGCCGCCCTGGCGCTGGTGCTCGGCGTGGTCCTCTTCGCGTTCCGGTCCGGTGACGTGCCGCTTCCGCGCGAAGCCGTCCCGCCCCTGAACTGGGGGAAGTTCCTGCTGAGCTTCATCACGCCGTTGGCGTCCGCAGATTTCCGCTGGGCCTGGATCACGCGCCTGCTGGTGAACATCGGCAACCACATGATCACGCTGTATCTGCTCTTCTTCCTCACGGACGCCGTGCATCTGCAGGAGACGCAGGGCATCCCCGCGGAGACCGGCGTGCTGATCCTGACGGGTCTCTACGCGATCTTCGTGATCATCACCAGCGTGATCGGCGGGCGGATCAGTGACCGGATGGGCCGGCGGAAACCACTGGTCATCATCTCGTCCGCGATCATCGCCACGTCCGCTCTCATCCTGGCGTTCTCCCCGACGTGGGCGGGCGGTCTGATCGGCGCCGCCGTGCTCGGGATCGGCTTCGGTGCGTACCTCGCCGTCGACTTCGCACTCATCACTCAGGTCCTGCCCCACGCCGAGGAGCGCGGCAAGGACCTGGGCGTCATCAACATCGCCAACTCGCTGCCGCAGGTCATCGCGCCGGCCATCGCCTGGCCGTTCGTGACCCTCTGGGGCGGATACCTCTCCCTCTATGTCGCCGCCGCGGTGATCGGATTGCTGGGGGCGGTGTTCGTGGTGCGGATCAAGGGAGTGGAGTAG
- a CDS encoding siderophore-interacting protein: MALTKHGWEGVVLKAFGAKDFQVRTVGSRWITEDYLRVDFTGRELLEAIGAHPTAWIRVWFPTGGRGHQRAYTLVDPDPASGAFSLEFAMHRGPAADWARDAAAGEVLDVTIQGSAFCLPDPAPRRVHAVGDAAAVPGLNTLLDALGETPAVVFLEQQHESDGGIPLRLRPQDSLIWIPREDDGRRFVAEVSAAWSSGDHALDPEQDFVWIASESSAFRLLSKELRSTHRMPRDRVDALGYWRA, translated from the coding sequence ATGGCGCTGACCAAACATGGCTGGGAGGGCGTGGTCCTCAAGGCCTTCGGCGCCAAGGATTTCCAGGTCAGGACGGTCGGCAGCCGCTGGATCACCGAGGACTACCTCCGGGTCGACTTCACCGGTCGTGAACTGCTGGAGGCCATCGGCGCCCACCCCACCGCCTGGATCCGGGTCTGGTTCCCGACCGGCGGCCGCGGCCACCAGCGGGCGTACACCCTGGTGGACCCCGACCCCGCATCGGGCGCGTTCAGCCTCGAATTCGCGATGCACCGAGGGCCCGCGGCCGATTGGGCGCGCGACGCCGCCGCGGGCGAGGTCCTCGACGTCACCATCCAGGGCAGCGCCTTCTGCCTCCCGGACCCCGCGCCACGGCGCGTCCACGCGGTGGGGGATGCGGCGGCGGTCCCCGGACTCAACACCCTGCTGGACGCGCTGGGGGAGACGCCCGCCGTCGTGTTCCTCGAGCAGCAGCACGAGAGCGACGGCGGCATCCCGCTGCGTCTGCGCCCTCAGGACAGCCTCATCTGGATTCCGCGGGAGGACGACGGGCGGCGTTTCGTCGCCGAGGTGAGCGCCGCCTGGTCCTCGGGCGACCATGCCCTGGACCCGGAGCAGGACTTCGTGTGGATCGCGAGTGAAAGCTCCGCCTTCCGCCTCCTGTCCAAGGAACTGCGGTCCACCCATCGCATGCCGCGGGACCGCGTGGACGCCCTGGGCTACTGGCGCGCCTGA
- a CDS encoding cytosine permease — MERNTSRNLTPGSVTMAAATLEIRSIDRVPSGERHGSPWSQFTLWFGANAQITAIVDGALAVVFGADAFWAIIGLLVGNLLGGAVMALHSAQGPSLGLPQMISSRAQFGVYGAIIPLVFVILMYIGFAATGTVLSGQAINLIIGSDNRSVGIIVFGALTAVLAIMGYRYIHALGRVATVLGLTGFAYLTFVILTRYDISQVLFTKPFEISTFLISVSVAAGWQLTFGPYVADYSRYLPEDTSAKRTFWYTFAGSTLGAQWAMTLGALAGGLSAAGLGGSFLKNQVGYMGDLAGGGLLALGIYIMIVTGKLTVNCLNAYGSFMCSATISTAFTRRNTVRPAVRAVSVLVVIALSVIVALVASADFLNLFKNFILLLLMVFTPWSVINLIDYYKVSGHRIDVAALYNPDGRYGRWNAVALVSYAIGILVQIPFLSQALYTGPLTAYLGGTDISWIVGIVVTAAVYWPWATAAKRSRELREREGATSAA, encoded by the coding sequence ATGGAGCGGAACACCAGCAGGAACCTCACCCCCGGGAGCGTGACCATGGCGGCAGCCACTCTAGAGATCCGATCCATCGACAGGGTCCCCAGCGGCGAACGCCACGGCAGCCCGTGGAGTCAGTTCACGCTCTGGTTCGGGGCGAACGCGCAGATCACGGCGATCGTGGACGGCGCCCTGGCCGTGGTGTTCGGGGCGGACGCGTTCTGGGCGATCATCGGCCTGCTGGTGGGCAACCTCCTGGGCGGGGCCGTCATGGCGCTGCACTCGGCGCAGGGTCCGAGCCTGGGCCTGCCCCAGATGATCTCGAGCCGCGCGCAGTTCGGGGTGTACGGGGCCATCATCCCGCTCGTGTTCGTGATTCTCATGTACATCGGCTTCGCGGCGACCGGCACGGTCCTCTCCGGACAGGCGATCAACCTCATCATCGGGTCTGACAACCGTTCCGTGGGCATCATCGTGTTCGGAGCGCTGACGGCCGTCCTCGCGATCATGGGCTACCGGTACATCCACGCCCTGGGCCGCGTGGCGACGGTGCTGGGCCTGACCGGTTTCGCTTACCTGACCTTCGTGATCCTGACCCGCTACGACATCTCTCAGGTCCTGTTCACCAAGCCCTTCGAGATCAGCACCTTCCTGATCTCGGTCTCCGTGGCGGCGGGCTGGCAGTTGACCTTCGGCCCGTATGTCGCGGACTACTCGCGGTACCTGCCCGAGGACACGAGTGCGAAGCGGACCTTTTGGTACACCTTCGCGGGGTCGACCCTCGGGGCGCAGTGGGCCATGACCCTGGGCGCCCTGGCCGGCGGGCTGTCCGCCGCGGGGCTCGGCGGCAGCTTCCTCAAGAACCAGGTGGGTTACATGGGCGATCTGGCGGGCGGCGGACTGCTGGCGCTCGGCATCTACATCATGATCGTCACCGGCAAGCTGACCGTGAACTGCCTCAATGCATACGGCTCCTTCATGTGCTCGGCCACGATCTCGACCGCCTTCACCCGCCGGAACACGGTCCGTCCCGCGGTCCGCGCGGTGTCCGTGCTCGTGGTGATCGCCTTGAGCGTGATCGTGGCGCTGGTGGCGTCCGCCGACTTCCTGAACCTCTTCAAGAACTTCATCCTGCTGCTGCTCATGGTGTTCACGCCGTGGTCGGTCATCAACCTCATCGACTACTACAAGGTGTCCGGTCATCGGATCGACGTGGCCGCGCTCTACAACCCGGACGGCCGGTACGGACGCTGGAACGCGGTCGCGCTGGTGTCCTATGCCATCGGCATCCTGGTGCAGATCCCGTTCCTGTCCCAGGCGCTCTACACCGGGCCGCTCACCGCCTACCTCGGCGGGACGGACATCTCCTGGATCGTCGGCATCGTGGTGACCGCTGCCGTGTACTGGCCGTGGGCGACGGCGGCGAAGCGCTCGCGCGAGCTTCGTGAACGGGAAGGCGCGACGTCGGCGGCCTGA
- a CDS encoding MFS transporter has translation MNQLDETIHESHEVLEEEKASFFRQPKAVWATALAAVFSFMGIGLVDPILPAIAENLQASPSQVSLLFTSYFLVTAVAMLITGFVSSRIGGKKTLLIGLGLIAVFASLSGLSGSVEQLVGFRAGWGLGNALFVATALAVIVGVASGGSGVAIILYEAALGLGISLGPLLGALLGGWQWRAPFFGTAFLMAAAFIALFFMLLTLPKPAQKVRLRDPILALGHAGLRTTALAGLFYNFGFFTILAFTPFILHMNAYGIGAVFFGWGVALAVFSIFVAPILQRRFGTTRSMMMALTGLLVVLVGLGLAALAHSVPTVVVLVIISGALLGINNTLFTELAMEVSDSPRPVASAGYNFVRWMGGALAPFIAAQLGENFGAQVPFFFAAVIMVLSLVAIFTGRKYLNAHEPHIV, from the coding sequence ATGAACCAGCTGGATGAGACCATCCACGAGAGTCACGAAGTCCTGGAAGAGGAGAAGGCGTCCTTCTTCCGACAGCCGAAAGCCGTCTGGGCCACCGCTCTGGCGGCCGTGTTCTCCTTCATGGGGATCGGTCTGGTGGACCCCATCCTCCCGGCCATCGCGGAGAATCTGCAGGCCAGCCCGAGTCAGGTGTCCCTGCTCTTCACCAGCTACTTCCTGGTGACCGCCGTGGCCATGCTCATCACCGGCTTCGTCTCCTCGCGGATCGGCGGGAAGAAGACCCTGCTGATCGGTCTGGGCCTGATCGCGGTCTTCGCCTCCCTGTCCGGGCTGTCCGGCTCGGTGGAGCAGCTCGTCGGCTTCCGCGCCGGCTGGGGCCTGGGCAACGCGCTGTTCGTGGCGACCGCGCTCGCGGTGATCGTGGGCGTCGCCAGCGGCGGCTCGGGCGTGGCGATCATCCTCTACGAGGCCGCGCTGGGTCTCGGCATCTCGCTCGGCCCGCTCCTGGGCGCCCTGTTGGGCGGCTGGCAGTGGCGTGCCCCGTTCTTCGGCACCGCATTCCTCATGGCCGCGGCGTTCATCGCCCTCTTCTTCATGCTGCTGACGCTGCCGAAGCCCGCGCAGAAGGTGCGGCTCCGTGATCCGATCCTGGCCCTCGGTCACGCGGGTCTGCGCACCACGGCCCTCGCCGGCCTGTTCTACAACTTCGGCTTCTTCACCATCCTCGCCTTCACGCCGTTCATCCTGCACATGAACGCCTACGGCATCGGGGCCGTGTTCTTCGGCTGGGGCGTCGCGCTCGCGGTGTTCTCCATCTTCGTGGCCCCCATTCTCCAGCGCCGCTTCGGCACGACGCGCAGCATGATGATGGCGCTGACCGGCCTGCTGGTGGTGCTCGTGGGGCTGGGGCTCGCCGCTCTGGCGCACTCCGTGCCCACCGTCGTGGTGCTCGTGATCATCTCGGGCGCACTGCTCGGCATCAACAACACCCTGTTCACCGAGCTGGCCATGGAAGTGTCCGACTCGCCGCGACCGGTGGCGTCCGCCGGATACAACTTCGTGCGCTGGATGGGCGGCGCGCTGGCTCCGTTCATCGCCGCGCAGCTCGGGGAGAACTTCGGGGCGCAGGTGCCGTTCTTCTTCGCCGCCGTGATCATGGTCCTCTCCCTCGTGGCGATCTTCACGGGCCGGAAGTACCTGAACGCCCACGAGCCGCACATCGTCTGA
- a CDS encoding MarR family transcriptional regulator: MNSESDAALELARTFREALRQAVYVTRRLDVGETELTGSQLSLLTQLADGGARVSDIARNLGVRAPTATEQITRLEGRGYVRRDSDPEDSRAVVVRLTDDGWDAVARVNLRRNRAIAAVIDELPPRDRAALEAAIPVLTSIYDRLRGE; the protein is encoded by the coding sequence ATGAACAGCGAATCAGATGCCGCTCTGGAGCTGGCCCGGACCTTCCGGGAGGCCCTCCGCCAGGCGGTCTACGTCACGCGCCGACTGGACGTCGGGGAGACCGAGCTGACCGGCTCGCAATTGAGCCTTCTCACGCAGCTCGCCGACGGCGGGGCGCGCGTCAGCGACATCGCCCGCAACCTGGGGGTGCGCGCGCCCACCGCGACGGAGCAGATCACCCGCCTCGAAGGCCGCGGCTACGTGCGGCGCGACAGTGATCCCGAGGACTCGCGCGCCGTCGTCGTGCGGCTGACCGATGACGGTTGGGACGCGGTGGCCCGCGTCAACCTGCGCCGCAACCGCGCCATCGCCGCCGTGATCGACGAGCTGCCGCCGCGCGACCGGGCGGCCCTGGAAGCCGCCATTCCTGTTCTGACCAGTATTTACGACCGTTTGCGTGGCGAGTGA
- the cycA gene encoding D-serine/D-alanine/glycine transporter, with the protein MTNPQSATTATRTPGAAPSGEGEPHLARALSNRHIQLLAIGGAIGTGLFMGSGKTISVAGPSVIFVYMIIGFMLFFVMRAMGELLLSNLNYKSFSDFAGDLLGPWAGFFTGWTYWFCWVVTGVADVIAIAGYAETLIPGIPLWIPGVLTILILLALNLPTVKAFGETEFWFALIKIVAIVALIVTGLVMILTGFQSPAGQASFTNLWSHGGFFPREFMGFVAGFQIAVFAFVGIELVGTAAAETKNPEHNLPKAINAIPVRVMLFYVGALIILMSVTPWTEFKAGHSPFIGMFSLAGLGIAATVVNLVVLTSAMSSANSGIYSTSRMVFGLARDGDAPAVFGKLSRRKVPQNALFLSCVLLLAGVVLLYAGKDIGAAFDMVTTVSAVCFMFVWSIILLSYLVYRKKRPELAAASKYKMPGGVAMVYVVFAFFLFLIWALTTQPDTLTALLVTPIWFVILVIAWLAIRRSPHHLARHEAWKQSMK; encoded by the coding sequence ATGACCAATCCGCAATCGGCCACCACAGCCACCCGGACTCCCGGCGCCGCCCCCTCGGGCGAGGGCGAGCCGCACCTCGCCCGGGCCCTGAGCAACCGGCACATCCAGCTCCTGGCCATCGGCGGAGCGATCGGCACCGGCCTGTTCATGGGCAGCGGCAAGACCATCTCCGTCGCCGGGCCGTCCGTCATCTTCGTGTACATGATCATCGGCTTCATGCTGTTCTTCGTCATGCGCGCCATGGGCGAACTGCTGCTCTCCAACCTCAACTACAAGTCGTTCAGCGACTTCGCCGGCGACCTCCTCGGTCCGTGGGCCGGGTTCTTCACCGGCTGGACCTACTGGTTCTGCTGGGTGGTCACGGGCGTCGCCGACGTCATCGCGATCGCCGGGTACGCGGAGACCCTCATCCCGGGCATCCCTCTGTGGATCCCCGGCGTGCTCACCATCCTGATCCTCCTGGCACTCAACCTGCCGACGGTGAAGGCCTTCGGTGAGACCGAGTTCTGGTTCGCGCTCATCAAGATCGTCGCGATCGTCGCCCTGATCGTCACCGGTCTGGTCATGATCCTCACGGGCTTCCAGTCCCCGGCCGGCCAGGCGAGCTTCACCAACCTCTGGAGCCACGGCGGCTTCTTCCCGCGCGAGTTCATGGGCTTCGTGGCCGGCTTCCAGATCGCCGTCTTCGCGTTCGTGGGCATCGAGCTGGTGGGCACCGCCGCCGCCGAGACCAAGAACCCGGAGCACAACCTGCCCAAGGCCATCAACGCCATCCCCGTGCGCGTGATGCTCTTCTACGTGGGCGCCCTCATCATCCTGATGTCCGTCACCCCGTGGACCGAGTTCAAGGCCGGTCACAGCCCCTTCATCGGCATGTTCTCGCTGGCCGGCCTCGGCATCGCGGCGACCGTGGTGAACCTCGTGGTCCTGACCTCGGCCATGTCGAGCGCCAACTCCGGCATCTACTCCACGTCCCGCATGGTGTTCGGCCTGGCCCGCGACGGCGACGCCCCGGCGGTCTTCGGCAAGCTGTCCCGCCGCAAGGTGCCCCAGAACGCGCTGTTCCTGTCCTGCGTGCTGCTGCTCGCCGGCGTCGTGCTCCTCTACGCGGGCAAGGACATCGGCGCCGCCTTCGACATGGTGACCACCGTCTCCGCCGTCTGCTTCATGTTCGTGTGGAGCATCATCCTGCTGAGCTACCTGGTGTACCGGAAGAAGCGTCCCGAACTGGCAGCGGCATCGAAGTACAAGATGCCCGGCGGCGTCGCCATGGTCTACGTGGTCTTCGCGTTCTTCCTCTTCCTGATCTGGGCGCTGACCACCCAGCCGGACACGCTGACGGCCCTGCTCGTGACGCCGATCTGGTTCGTGATCCTCGTGATCGCCTGGCTCGCGATCCGGCGATCGCCGCATCACCTGGCACGTCATGAGGCGTGGAAACAAAGTATGAAGTAG
- the ptsP gene encoding phosphoenolpyruvate--protein phosphotransferase yields the protein MPEPLAEPQAGETLPPGADPAEVIAGLKAAALAVHDELKERATRASEDGKAVLEATALMAKDTMLLKAAGKLINAGTGAERAVWEAAEGVAAQFKALGGYMAERATDVLDVRARLVAQLRGVPAPGIPASSTPFILMAEDLAPADTATLDTSVVLALATSGGGPQSHTAIIARSLGLPAVVAAEGIEEIPEGAEVYVDGAAGLVVPEPGDEEREAAAKWASSAATLATFDGEGSTADGHLVPLLANVGNAKDAEAAAALGAQGVGLFRTEFCFLERDTEPSVNEQADAYRAVFAAFPGRKVVVRTLDAGADKPLPFLTDTTEPNPALGVRGYRTDWTTPGVLERQLSAIAVAAVDTEAEVWVMAPMIATQPEAAHFASLCAGVGLKTPGVMVEVPSAALNASSVLKDVAFASLGTNDLTQYTMAADRMLGPLASLNDPWQPAVLRLVQLTVEGAKAAGDKAVGVCGESAADPALAVVLTGLGVNTLSMTARSLAAVGTVLKSVTLAEAQEIAALALNAATAVEGRAAVRARLPILDDLGL from the coding sequence ATGCCGGAGCCGTTGGCGGAGCCTCAGGCCGGGGAGACTCTGCCGCCGGGAGCGGACCCCGCGGAGGTGATCGCGGGCCTGAAGGCCGCGGCCCTGGCGGTGCACGACGAGCTCAAAGAACGCGCCACCCGCGCCAGTGAGGACGGCAAGGCCGTGCTCGAGGCGACCGCGCTCATGGCCAAGGACACCATGCTCCTCAAGGCCGCCGGAAAGCTGATCAACGCCGGCACCGGCGCCGAACGCGCCGTCTGGGAGGCTGCCGAAGGCGTGGCCGCGCAGTTCAAGGCTCTCGGCGGCTACATGGCCGAGCGCGCCACGGACGTGCTGGATGTGCGGGCCCGCCTGGTCGCGCAGCTGCGCGGCGTCCCGGCTCCGGGCATCCCGGCGTCCTCCACCCCCTTCATCCTCATGGCGGAGGATCTGGCCCCGGCCGACACCGCCACCCTGGACACCTCCGTCGTGCTGGCCCTCGCGACCTCCGGCGGCGGCCCCCAGTCCCACACGGCCATCATCGCCCGCTCGCTCGGCCTGCCGGCCGTGGTGGCGGCCGAGGGGATCGAGGAGATCCCCGAGGGCGCCGAAGTGTATGTCGACGGCGCGGCCGGCCTGGTCGTCCCCGAACCCGGTGATGAGGAGCGCGAAGCCGCCGCGAAGTGGGCGAGCAGCGCCGCGACCCTGGCCACCTTCGACGGTGAGGGCTCGACGGCGGACGGCCACCTGGTGCCGCTGCTCGCCAATGTGGGCAACGCCAAGGACGCGGAGGCCGCCGCGGCCCTCGGCGCGCAGGGCGTGGGCCTGTTCCGCACCGAATTCTGTTTCCTGGAACGCGACACCGAGCCGTCCGTGAACGAGCAGGCCGACGCCTACCGTGCCGTCTTCGCCGCCTTCCCGGGCAGGAAGGTCGTGGTCCGGACCCTGGACGCGGGCGCGGACAAGCCCCTGCCGTTCCTCACCGACACCACCGAACCGAACCCGGCCCTGGGCGTGCGCGGCTACCGCACCGACTGGACCACCCCGGGCGTGCTCGAACGCCAGCTCTCCGCGATCGCCGTGGCCGCCGTGGACACCGAGGCCGAGGTCTGGGTCATGGCCCCGATGATCGCCACGCAGCCCGAGGCCGCGCACTTCGCCTCCCTCTGCGCCGGCGTGGGCCTGAAGACCCCGGGCGTCATGGTCGAGGTCCCCTCAGCCGCACTGAACGCTTCCAGCGTCCTGAAGGACGTCGCATTCGCCTCGCTCGGCACCAACGACCTCACGCAGTACACCATGGCCGCGGACCGTATGCTCGGCCCGCTCGCGAGCCTGAACGACCCGTGGCAGCCCGCCGTTCTCCGCCTGGTCCAGCTGACCGTCGAGGGCGCCAAGGCCGCCGGGGACAAGGCCGTGGGCGTCTGCGGCGAGTCCGCCGCGGACCCGGCACTCGCCGTCGTGCTCACCGGCCTGGGCGTGAACACGCTGTCCATGACCGCGCGGTCGCTGGCCGCCGTCGGCACCGTGCTGAAGAGCGTCACGCTGGCCGAGGCGCAGGAGATCGCCGCCCTGGCCCTGAACGCCGCGACCGCCGTGGAGGGCCGCGCCGCCGTCCGCGCCCGGCTGCCCATCCTGGACGATCTCGGCCTGTAA
- a CDS encoding HPr family phosphocarrier protein, producing MPERTAVVASASGLHARPAAIFAEAAAELDVEVTIALAGTPEDEAMDASSILSLMTLGAGNGDTVVLRAEGPGAEEALDKLATLVETDLDAE from the coding sequence ATGCCCGAACGCACAGCAGTCGTCGCCAGCGCCTCCGGCCTGCACGCCCGTCCCGCCGCGATCTTCGCCGAGGCCGCAGCCGAGCTGGACGTCGAGGTGACGATCGCCCTGGCCGGCACCCCCGAGGATGAGGCCATGGACGCCTCGAGCATCCTGTCCCTCATGACCCTGGGCGCCGGCAACGGCGACACCGTGGTCCTCCGCGCCGAGGGCCCGGGCGCCGAAGAGGCCCTGGATAAGCTCGCCACCCTTGTCGAAACCGACCTGGACGCCGAGTAA
- a CDS encoding helix-turn-helix domain-containing protein has product MEQSTFKAQPHTTGPLAADAASGLRRALDGGQDVTVFVDGTVFRLPDGARDAVVDLLTRLSRGETVTVTSGDAARGESRNPLDDELLTTSKAAELAGISHTYLRNMTDRGEIPVQYRGTHRRIRRGDITAWLAAQKASHPGTVD; this is encoded by the coding sequence ATGGAGCAGTCGACGTTTAAGGCCCAGCCGCACACCACCGGCCCCCTCGCCGCCGACGCCGCCTCCGGGCTGCGGCGAGCGCTCGACGGCGGCCAGGACGTCACCGTCTTCGTGGACGGCACGGTCTTCCGGCTCCCCGACGGCGCACGAGACGCCGTGGTGGACCTCCTGACCCGCCTGTCCCGCGGGGAGACCGTCACCGTGACCAGCGGCGACGCCGCCCGCGGGGAGTCCCGGAACCCGCTCGACGACGAACTGCTCACCACGAGCAAGGCGGCGGAGCTGGCCGGCATCTCCCACACGTACCTGCGCAACATGACGGACCGGGGTGAGATCCCGGTCCAGTACCGCGGCACGCACCGCCGGATCCGCCGCGGCGACATCACGGCCTGGCTGGCCGCGCAGAAAGCCTCGCACCCCGGAACCGTAGACTGA